The Salvelinus fontinalis isolate EN_2023a chromosome 13, ASM2944872v1, whole genome shotgun sequence DNA segment TTCGAGGCCTGGACCACCTTCCGGACGCGCACCAGCTCCGACGCCTCCACCCTCTCTGGCCGTCGCTCTCCCTTCCTGGAACAGGAGGTCGACCTATCAGAGGCTGACGTCCACATGGGCTACCCCGGAGGGGTGGGGCCTAAAATGACCTCCATGGCCACCCTGCCTAGCCTATCAGAGGTGGGCCTGGCCGACTCCATGGGTGGTCATCACCACGGCCACCACGGAACAGAGAACGTGATGGATAGCCTCCTTGACAACCTCAACCTGCTGTCCCCCAAGAATCAAACCCAGCTGGGGGTAGGCGGTGGTCCTGGGTCTGGGCCTGACTCCTCCcggtcctctccctcctccaagCTGCAGAACAGCCCTTATAGCTCCCCCTCCATGACCCCTCACCCCCAGCCCCAACAGCAGGACTATAGGAAGTGCCACTACGGCCAGGCCGGGCCAGGGATGAATAGCCCacatctctctcccatccccatGCAGACGCTGCAAGAGAGCAAGTCGCCAGGGTCCTTCGCACCCTTCCTGAGCCATTACAACTGCCctgctgggctactcaaggagcTGTTGACCTCTGACGTAGCCGACCCTCATTGTGGTGGGGAGGCCATGCCCTCCATGGAGACTGTAGTGTCCCAgtctgggagaggaggaggagggcggaTGCTTCCCAACTACAGCAGCCAGGTGCAGGTAGGACAGGTAGGGGGGCACGGGGGCGTGAAGATAATGAGTCCCCCACCTCAGCAACACCCACAGCACCCTCAGTCACATCCTCACCCTCACCCGCGGCCCCTCCACAGCCAGGgccctcccctctctgggccctccATGAACAGCTGTGGCCTGATTCCCCTGACCAGCCTGAACCACGCCGGAGGCCCAGCCCGTCTTGCCAGCCTCAGGACACACATCCACCAGCTACAGCAGCAGCCACGCGGTGGTGGTGGGGGTCACCCAGCCTCAGGCCACCAAAACCACAGTCCCCACCACAGCGGAGCTCCTCCACCCAGCTACGGCAGCAGTGCTAATGGTTATGTGAGGCCGGGTCTAGGCCACGGCCACAGCTCTGCTCATCCCCAGGCTCACCATCACCACCAATATCACAACCATCATCAGGAGAGGCTGCCTAGTGATCTAGACGACATGTCCATCGAGAGGTTTGAGTGTGACATGGAGTCTGTTCTTCATGACACGCTGATGGACGGAGACTCGCTGGACTTCAACTTTGACCCCATGGTAACCTCTCAGGGGTTCAGTCAGGGGGTTGGGGTGAAGACCACCACACACAGCTGGGTGTCTGGCTAGGACACACCCCTCTCAGACAGGTGAGTGGAAAGAGATACAACATCATTTGACAGTGTAAATATAATATAGTATTCTGTGGGTGAGTGTCTCAAACCATGTGTGGTAAATGTTTTGAACTCCTAAAACCCATGTATAATGCAGTTATTAATGGTTTTACATGCGTggtttttcagatttttcaccaTTCACCACTGGCCTTTCACCCTTCGCCACTGGCTTTCATTGAGAGAATGGAAAGGTCTAAAGAAACCATTGCCCCTCTCCACAGGACTATCATCAGCCCGTCCCAATTCTCTCACTATCCATTGCAGATCTGTAAGGTGGAAGAAATAATCAATTTTGTGAAGATCGAAGGGTAAGGGCCAAGGGGAAGGGCTAGAGAGTGAACCGGGGCTGGCTGAGACTGCTTGTTTGGAGGGAACGTCTCGTCTGAAGTTGGCTTTCTTTGTAAATACAGCAGCGATCGACTCGGCCCAATATCATTCACTTCAACAGAACCTGGAAGAAGCTGGAGCCTGATTTACAAAAAGCTATGTTTtgttgtgaaatatattttcatttttatTATGTTATTTTCGTTTTTGGGATCTCACATTATGTTTTTGCAAGTGTGTTTCTTTTTTATGTTCAGTGACAAAATCACACAAGATCAGGGCTAGTTTTAGCTCTTCAAAAACAACTGGAATGGAGTCTGTTCTACTCTACATTCAAGTGGGGTCAGTCCCACCCCATCAGGGTGCTTTTCAACAAGGTTGTCAAAAAAGCATTTGGCATATTATGTATGAATAAAATAGTAGGGATGTAAAATATGCTACAATACTTCAAACATATGTAatgtatactgtgtgtatatTTGTGATGAGGAATATTCTTACATTTTTATCATATTTCCTTTCTCTGTGTGCATTTAAAATTCCTTTTTCATTGCCTCTCATTGCCTTTCAAATGACCAATATGCTATGTTGAACCATCTACCCAGGAACCAATCCAGCATAGGGATAGCCAAAGTCACAGTGATTCAGTGATAGGACAAATCAGACTAGTTCAGTGATAATAGATATATGTATTTTAGTGATAGGACAAATCAGACTAGTTCAGTGATAATAGATATATGTATTTTAGTGATAGGACGAATCAGAGAAGTGCAGCAAGTGGTTACTAACATCTCAGTCTATTCttacctcagctgttcatcactCTTCCCTTCTCTTGCCCTTCAAGTCGCTTTCGAGTTACGATTCCTAATTCCATCTACTTTTCTCTAATCATCATCTATCTAATTGTGACAATCACACTCTCCCAGGCCTTCATTCAGCTCGCGTCCCTGACTCCGTTTTCTCACTCCCACCatttccctcccactctcctacCCTTTTCTAACTCACCTCTCTTTGTGCCTTATtacgctcactctctctctttctctctctctctctctcgccccctcttcctctctttctcggtCTGTGGGTGTGAGGGCGCTGTATGCATTAGGAGGGCAGTGATAATTTGAGAGGCTGATAATGGACTTTAGTTTCTCACATAACAGTGCTCAACAGCAGAACACCGGATTTGAGCTTTTCTCCTCCCTagcaaccctccctctctccctcctttttttTTGTAACACACCAAAACGTGTAACCTAAATCACCTGATGTGTTAGAGTCGGTGTGCTGATTCACTGCACCTTTTATAGTCTCGGATTTGTGTGAGTAAGTTTGGGAAAGTCAAGGCTTTATTTGTTACTAGGACTTTGCATTGTAGTTTAGAATAATTCCCTGCGTGACCTGTGAGAATCTGTGTAGTGCTGGAGTAGCCTGGTCGAGTCTGCACctataggttgccatttgggacttgaCCTAAATCAGCCATCTCAAACTCCAGGCACGGGAGCGACTGTATATCAGTCCCACAAGATGCTTTCTTGTGTTCCCCAGATTAAAATCGAATTTGAGTTTGAGGTCTAAATGGGGTCTAAATTGAGGTCTAAATTCCCCTCTTTACCAGCCTCTCCCCCACGTGGCTGTTTACTAAACATGTTTAATGAATGCAATTTAAGATGAATTtaacgcacactcacacactcataccTCAACTTATTTGTACCTCTCACCGTTCTGTCACAGTACGTGGGGATTGGGTATGTAAAATGTGATCCGTAACTTTTTGCTTGATATACAGTATGGATGGACATGTTATTGGTGTTACAATGGACCGTTCACAAAGCTTACCAGCTATATGTGTACTGGGTGATGTAATATCTTTCTTCTTTCACTTTTTGttgattccattttttttttctcaaaacAAAATCCCTAACCTACTTTCAGCATGTGACCTCACTGTAAATAATAAGAAATTAATATGTAGATTATTTGAAATGAATGAAACATTTAAGATAGGGTAGGCAGCACCAAAAGAGACCCTATTGTGAGAGACTGCCTGTATTCAAAATGGTcctgtattccctatatagtgcacatggggttctgttcaaaagtagtacactacatagggaatatggtgccatttgagaccgACACACTATGTTAGTTCCGGTTTTCAGATCATCATTATTGAGAAAATGATATCGTATAAAATCTTCTTCTTATTATCTGAACTTTTTGTCACTATTTTATTTGATCATAGATACTCAACAAAAAATGAAGTATTCAGCTAATATATTATGCAATGATTTAAGTGCTCTTTTTGTTTCTGGAAACTGACATTGTTACTTAGCTGctgtttatatataaaaaaacaaataactgaAAGTAGACATTTTGAAATTGACTTCGTAAACAACGTATACACAAAAGATAACGTGAATAAAAGTCGGACCAATTTACGTTTACAATGTTGCACTTCTAAAGTTTTGTAGTTGCTCAAGTGTTTTGTATAATTCGTTTTGACTGTAAAGATTTGACAGAAAACTGCTTATCCTCAAACATAAACAAGTGTTTGGGCCTGTTACATTTCTTAATTTATGTACAGaaagtaaaatgtattttgatattTGTCTGAGATTTGCCATAAAAGTACAATGAGATTTGTTTATGAATTACAAATGATCTACAGTGGGGTCCGGAATTATTGGATCTCTTAATAAAGATATGTTTCTTTGAATAAAGTATGCTCAATGAAGTATGCTCCAATTTTGTTTTTATGGATGAGGTATTTTCTGCATATGCATTGTTCTTTTGAAGGCCAAACACAATGCTCGTGTGGGTGGCCAAAGATCTCTATTTTCGTGTCATATGACcatagcaccggttccaatccaagtaccaatgccgtttagcaaaccccaggcggtgctatggtcagatgacatgaaaatagagctctttggccacgcaccaATGGTGGGTTTGGCCTTCGATTGAACAATACATATGCAGAAAATACCTTGACTCAACTGTAGAATATAGTGATGGATCTTTGATGTTGTCAGACTATTTTCCTTCCTCTGGTCCTGTGGCCCTTGTAAAGGTCAACGGCATCAGAACTTTACCAAGTACAAGGACAAATACCTTGTTGCCTCTCCTAAGAAGCTGAAATTTCTTTGCAAGTGGATCATCTAGCAAGACAATAAcaccaagcacacatcaaaatccacaaagaaatggttaatgggccacaaaattaacattttgcaatggccatctcagtctctggacttgaGAACCCAATTGAAAACCTgtagtttgaattgaagagggcagtccataagcgcagacaaaGGATATCTAAGATCTGGAAAGATTTTGTATGGCGGAATGGTCTTAGGTccttcccaatgtgttctccaatctcattatATAACTATTTTTTTAAAGGCTCAGTGTCATTATCCTTGCAAGGGGacggtgctggagtattgaaagcATGGGATCCAATCATTTTGACCTCTTTCTTTTACATAACATTTTTTATTATACACTATAGCTCCGTATTTGtactatttattttatacagtcttttttgtgcatctttatcaagggatccaATAATTCCGAACCCCAGAATATATATTGTAAAATAGCTCTTGTTTGTTTGAAGTATAGAGACTTGACCTGATTGGAAACTATATCTATAATTGTTAACTGTTTATATGAttatacagggcattcggaaagtattcagaccacttgacttttcccacattttgttatgttactgccttattcaaaaatggattaaattacttttttccctcatcaatctacaccccgCAATGATAAAGCgatttttagaaattgttgcaaatgtattacaaataaaaaacagaaataccttatttacatctgtattcagaccatttgctacgagactcgaaattgagctcaggtgcatcctgtttccatcggccatccttgagatgtttctacaacttaattggtgcccacctgtggtaaattcaattgattggacatgatttggcccaaacctgtctatataaggtcccacagttgacagtgcatgtcagagcaaaaaccaagccatgatgtcgaaggaattgtccgtagagctccgagacaggattgtgtcgaggcgcagatctggggaagggtaccaaaacatttctgcagcattgaaggaccccaagaacacagtggcctccatcattcttaaatggaagaagtttggaaccaccaagactcttactagatctggccgcccgtccaaactgagcaatcaggggaggagggccttggtcagggaggtgaccaagaactcgatggtcactctgacagagctccaaagttcctctgtggagatgggacaaccttccagaaggacaaccatctctgcagcactccaccaatcaggcctt contains these protein-coding regions:
- the LOC129868713 gene encoding forkhead box protein O1-A-like, yielding MAELPPTQQLVDIDPDFEPLSRPRSCTWPLPRPEFIEAASSNTSSPAPSVKQEPVEYISNLSLLEESEDYPEDEKRLVLCNDFQCQEKCIHQQQQQQHHPQQLQKHPGTLLPHQQQVPPLSSPVGSNSVAAAAAAQRKSSSSRRNAWGNMSYADLITKAIESAPEKRLTLSQIYDWMVKSVPYFKDKGDSNSSAGWKNSIRHNLSLHSRFVRVQNEGTGKSSWWMLNPEGGKSGKSPRRRAASMDNNSKFTKSRGRAAKKKVALQVDGGADSPGGFQYSKWLGSPNSHSHSNDDFEAWTTFRTRTSSDASTLSGRRSPFLEQEVDLSEADVHMGYPGGVGPKMTSMATLPSLSEVGLADSMGGHHHGHHGTENVMDSLLDNLNLLSPKNQTQLGVGGGPGSGPDSSRSSPSSKLQNSPYSSPSMTPHPQPQQQDYRKCHYGQAGPGMNSPHLSPIPMQTLQESKSPGSFAPFLSHYNCPAGLLKELLTSDVADPHCGGEAMPSMETVVSQSGRGGGGRMLPNYSSQVQVGQVGGHGGVKIMSPPPQQHPQHPQSHPHPHPRPLHSQGPPLSGPSMNSCGLIPLTSLNHAGGPARLASLRTHIHQLQQQPRGGGGGHPASGHQNHSPHHSGAPPPSYGSSANGYVRPGLGHGHSSAHPQAHHHHQYHNHHQERLPSDLDDMSIERFECDMESVLHDTLMDGDSLDFNFDPMVTSQGFSQGVGVKTTTHSWVSG